From the Nocardiopsis changdeensis genome, one window contains:
- a CDS encoding DUF418 domain-containing protein: MANEPSLPGRTAPDPPARTRLVALDVLRGVAMCGILVSNIRLIAGTATATVEPPMGAAHVWLGLPVLSLLFGIGFSLLLESARDRAPRPRLVLLRRLLALLVIGLLHRLLWPGDILSVYAVVGLLVLLPSSWLPRWAVAGAAAALVPTGLLLGMGGPLLVAGLFLTGSALVRYGVVARIDHSTRGPVLVGLACAAGAVLAGWAAPAAAGPGPVPWQVLTADLLRTATYVCVLLVLLRTPLRPVLTAVFAPLGRIALTQHLSATLLVLGAAHLLGLPIAESPPVALAVAGTLLAAQWVFAVLWLRRFPQGPVEWLWRLAAWGRRGTVAAPGAVPAG, encoded by the coding sequence ATGGCAAACGAACCCTCCCTCCCGGGGCGCACCGCTCCGGACCCGCCGGCCCGGACCCGCCTCGTCGCGCTGGACGTGCTGCGCGGAGTCGCCATGTGCGGCATCCTCGTGTCCAACATCCGGCTGATCGCCGGCACCGCCACCGCCACCGTGGAGCCGCCCATGGGCGCCGCGCACGTGTGGCTGGGCCTCCCGGTCCTGTCCCTGCTGTTCGGCATCGGCTTCTCCCTGCTGCTGGAGTCCGCCCGCGACCGTGCCCCCCGCCCGCGGCTCGTGCTGCTGCGGCGCCTCCTGGCGCTCCTGGTGATCGGCCTCCTGCACCGGCTGCTGTGGCCGGGGGACATCCTCAGCGTCTACGCCGTCGTCGGCCTGCTGGTCCTGCTGCCCTCGTCCTGGCTGCCCCGGTGGGCGGTCGCCGGGGCGGCCGCCGCGCTCGTCCCGACGGGGCTGCTCCTCGGCATGGGGGGTCCGCTGCTGGTCGCCGGGCTGTTCCTGACGGGGTCGGCGCTGGTCCGCTACGGGGTGGTCGCGCGGATCGACCACTCCACCCGCGGGCCGGTCCTGGTGGGCCTGGCCTGCGCGGCGGGAGCGGTGCTCGCCGGGTGGGCGGCGCCGGCCGCGGCGGGGCCCGGGCCCGTGCCGTGGCAGGTCCTCACGGCGGACCTGCTGCGCACCGCGACGTACGTGTGCGTCCTGCTGGTCCTGCTCAGGACGCCGTTGCGGCCGGTACTGACGGCCGTCTTCGCGCCCCTGGGCCGGATCGCCCTGACCCAGCACCTGAGCGCCACGCTCCTGGTCCTGGGCGCCGCCCACCTCCTGGGCCTGCCGATCGCCGAGTCCCCTCCGGTGGCGCTGGCGGTCGCCGGGACGCTCCTGGCCGCGCAGTGGGTGTTCGCCGTCCTGTGGCTGCGCCGCTTCCCCCAGGGGCCGGTCGAGTGGCTCTGGCGCCTGGCCGCCTGGGGCCGGCGCGGCACCGTCGCCGCGCCCGGTGCCGTCCCGGCGGGCTGA
- a CDS encoding response regulator, protein MTVRVLVADDQAMIRNGLRRIIESHPGLTVVAEAADGVEAVEAARRLRPDVCLVDIRMPRLDGLEVTRLLAGPGVADPLRVVVVTTFDLDEYVYGALRGGAVGFVLKDAGPALLIEAVLSAHAGDALISPAVTLRLLRHLTAAAPGRAPANPLSERETEVTRAVARGRTNQEAADELFISVSTVKGHMSAIQAKLGLRNRVEVAAWAWEHGLMD, encoded by the coding sequence ATGACCGTCCGCGTACTGGTGGCCGACGACCAGGCGATGATCCGCAACGGCCTGCGCAGGATCATCGAGAGCCACCCCGGCCTCACCGTCGTGGCGGAGGCGGCGGACGGCGTCGAGGCGGTCGAGGCGGCCAGGCGCCTGCGCCCGGACGTGTGCCTGGTCGACATCCGCATGCCGCGCCTGGACGGCCTGGAGGTCACCCGGCTGCTGGCCGGCCCGGGTGTGGCCGACCCGCTGCGGGTCGTCGTGGTGACCACGTTCGACCTCGACGAGTACGTCTACGGGGCGCTGCGGGGCGGGGCCGTGGGCTTCGTCCTCAAGGACGCCGGGCCCGCCCTGCTCATCGAGGCCGTCCTGTCGGCGCACGCCGGGGACGCCCTCATCTCACCGGCGGTCACCCTGCGGCTGCTGCGGCACCTGACCGCGGCGGCGCCCGGCCGGGCCCCTGCGAACCCGCTGTCCGAGCGCGAGACCGAGGTGACCCGCGCCGTCGCCCGGGGGCGCACCAACCAGGAGGCCGCCGACGAGCTGTTCATCTCGGTCAGCACCGTCAAGGGCCACATGTCCGCCATCCAGGCCAAGCTCGGCCTGCGCAACCGCGTGGAGGTCGCCGCCTGGGCCTGGGAGCACGGCCTGATGGACTAG
- a CDS encoding sensor histidine kinase, whose amino-acid sequence MNSGNGSSPGRSRWRGRAADAALAAVLAAAIAFQAYGIASTWGGGYWWPGAAAGAAVGVIALLRRRGRAVAAAAGLTVAAASVPVSWWFGLPAEPGPAAALALAVLTASAVGRLPARPACAVAAGGLAVVGIAALPELGSSSGMPVVWLNLVLWLGGLAAGLGPRLLAARRRRAAERVRRDERLAVARELHDVVAHHITGIVIEAQAGRIEAPEGPGGGRSRDSFAAIEAEGAEALAAMRRVVGLLREEDGASLSSPAERLTDLVERFERRGGPPVRLHRPEDEPAWPPEIAAAVHRVVQESLTNVARHAANAGEVTVRVTRDGEELTVEVADDAPGPPPRPRPGGYGLVGMRERVRALGGTLEAGPRGGGGWSVVAVLPLADRRSP is encoded by the coding sequence GTGAACAGTGGAAACGGCTCCTCCCCTGGGCGGTCCCGGTGGCGCGGCCGGGCGGCGGACGCGGCCCTGGCCGCGGTCCTGGCGGCGGCGATCGCCTTCCAGGCGTACGGCATCGCGTCGACCTGGGGCGGCGGCTACTGGTGGCCGGGGGCGGCCGCGGGCGCGGCGGTGGGCGTGATCGCCCTGCTGCGCCGCCGCGGCCGGGCGGTGGCGGCGGCCGCCGGGCTGACCGTGGCGGCGGCCTCGGTACCGGTCTCCTGGTGGTTCGGACTGCCCGCGGAACCCGGCCCGGCCGCGGCCCTCGCGCTGGCGGTGCTCACCGCCTCCGCCGTCGGCCGCCTGCCGGCCCGGCCGGCCTGCGCGGTGGCGGCCGGGGGGCTCGCGGTGGTCGGGATCGCCGCCCTCCCCGAACTGGGCTCCTCCTCCGGCATGCCCGTGGTGTGGCTGAACCTGGTCCTGTGGCTGGGCGGCCTCGCGGCCGGCCTGGGCCCCCGCCTGCTGGCCGCCCGCCGGCGGCGGGCCGCCGAGCGGGTGCGCCGCGACGAGCGGCTGGCGGTGGCCCGGGAGCTGCACGACGTGGTCGCCCACCACATCACCGGCATCGTGATCGAGGCGCAGGCCGGACGGATCGAGGCCCCCGAGGGTCCCGGCGGCGGGAGGAGCCGGGACTCCTTCGCCGCCATCGAGGCCGAGGGGGCCGAGGCGCTGGCCGCGATGCGCCGCGTCGTCGGCCTGCTGCGCGAGGAGGACGGCGCCTCCCTCTCCTCCCCCGCCGAGCGGCTCACCGACCTCGTCGAACGGTTCGAGCGCCGGGGCGGTCCTCCGGTGCGCCTGCACCGGCCCGAGGACGAACCGGCGTGGCCGCCCGAGATCGCCGCCGCCGTCCACCGCGTCGTCCAGGAGTCGCTGACCAACGTCGCGCGCCACGCCGCGAACGCCGGGGAGGTCACCGTCCGCGTCACCCGGGACGGGGAGGAGCTCACCGTGGAGGTCGCGGACGACGCCCCGGGCCCGCCCCCTCGGCCGCGGCCGGGCGGGTACGGACTGGTCGGCATGCGCGAGCGGGTCCGGGCCCTGGGCGGCACACTGGAGGCCGGACCCCGCGGCGGGGGCGGCTGGTCCGTCGTCGCCGTCCTGCCCCTCGCCGACCGGAGGAGCCCATGA
- a CDS encoding alcohol dehydrogenase catalytic domain-containing protein → MRITGAVLERIGMPRPYAGSAPVSVTRLELGDPGPTEVRVRIEAAGVCHSDLSVLDGNRVRPVPMLLGHEAAGRVEAVGSQVTDLAVGRRVVMAFLPRCGDCDGCRTDGRLPCGPGSVANNEGRLLNGGRRLTRDGETVHHHLGVSGFATHAVVDRASLVPVDDDVPAEVAAVLGCAVLTGGGALLNAVRPGEGESVMVVGLGGVGMAALLAAAAQVTGDVIAVDTVPEKLELARELGATRAYTPDEVSAQGIRASHVIECAGHPRAFETAFAATAPGGRTVTVGLPGPDATARLSPLTMTAEARTVIGSYLGSAVPARDIPTFAQWWREGRLPVERLISRRIRLGEINEAMDELADGKAVRQVIVFDE, encoded by the coding sequence ATGCGGATCACCGGAGCGGTGCTGGAGCGGATCGGGATGCCGCGGCCGTACGCCGGCTCGGCCCCCGTCAGCGTGACGCGACTGGAGCTGGGCGATCCGGGACCGACCGAGGTGCGGGTGCGGATCGAGGCGGCCGGGGTGTGCCATTCGGACCTGTCGGTGCTCGACGGCAACCGCGTCCGCCCGGTCCCCATGCTCCTCGGCCACGAGGCCGCCGGCCGGGTCGAGGCCGTCGGCTCCCAGGTGACCGACCTCGCCGTGGGCCGCCGCGTCGTCATGGCCTTCCTCCCCCGCTGCGGTGACTGCGACGGCTGCCGCACCGACGGCCGCCTCCCCTGCGGGCCGGGCAGCGTCGCCAACAACGAGGGGCGCCTGCTGAACGGCGGCCGGCGCCTCACCCGCGACGGCGAGACCGTCCACCACCACCTGGGGGTCTCCGGCTTCGCGACCCACGCCGTGGTGGACCGCGCCTCGCTGGTCCCCGTGGACGACGACGTCCCCGCGGAGGTCGCGGCGGTCCTCGGCTGCGCCGTGCTCACCGGCGGCGGGGCGCTGCTCAACGCGGTGCGGCCCGGGGAGGGCGAGAGCGTCATGGTCGTGGGCCTGGGCGGTGTCGGCATGGCCGCGCTGCTGGCCGCCGCGGCGCAGGTGACCGGCGACGTCATCGCCGTCGACACGGTCCCCGAGAAGCTGGAGCTGGCCCGGGAGCTGGGCGCCACCCGCGCCTACACCCCGGACGAGGTGTCCGCGCAGGGCATCAGGGCGTCCCACGTCATCGAGTGCGCCGGGCACCCGCGCGCGTTCGAGACCGCGTTCGCGGCCACGGCCCCGGGCGGCCGCACGGTGACCGTCGGCCTTCCCGGCCCCGACGCGACGGCGCGGCTCTCCCCGCTCACCATGACCGCCGAGGCGCGCACCGTCATCGGCTCCTACCTGGGCTCTGCCGTCCCGGCCCGGGACATCCCGACCTTCGCCCAGTGGTGGCGCGAGGGCCGCCTGCCCGTGGAGCGGCTCATCAGCCGCCGGATCCGCCTGGGCGAGATCAACGAGGCCATGGACGAGCTCGCCGACGGAAAGGCCGTGCGCCAGGTCATCGTCTTCGACGAGTGA
- a CDS encoding helix-turn-helix domain-containing protein, with amino-acid sequence MEHTMRRSREDLLRVLLDTATDLAALRDVEAVLQAIVRRTRAVVGADMAYISLNDPERGDTYIRQSDGVTTPAYRALRMPLGVGVLGQVATGLAPFQTTGYLDDASVVHDPEVDEIVRAEAVETIMGAPLTVAGRVIGALIVAERRARRFGPEEVSCVESIAKQAAVAIDNSLRFEETARQAELFNAEHKRSAAELQLATRILELDRRLLDAVMVSPDVGRVLTVGRGALDDDLYLRDTTGALIATTADPAGGVPESGTAVAVTAAAETLGSLHTGPVLGADGRALLERVAVHAALALLFSRAEEDTDLRGQDELIDDLLSGTGLPHDRLERRMRRWGLHTDDRLWCVALDVPAAQARRYRQVLRSALGRTVMTAHSDHLCLVTASPDWENRLRTAFAGQGRPLRAGAAGPVTAPGDLPDAHRRASLALGSLITLDRDGVLDGDRLGMVHAILDLARTGGLPESLTRGIDPLLAYDRERGTELARTAFYYLETDGSVARVAELLHLHRNTVRQRLTRIGALLGPGWDASPRRLETHLALQVRDAQVGLRRPGGTARRTDPGPVPPG; translated from the coding sequence ATGGAGCACACCATGCGGCGTTCCCGCGAGGACCTGCTGCGCGTCCTGCTCGACACGGCCACCGACCTCGCGGCCCTGCGGGACGTGGAGGCCGTCCTCCAGGCGATCGTCCGCCGTACCCGCGCCGTCGTCGGCGCGGACATGGCCTACATCAGCCTCAACGACCCCGAGCGCGGCGACACCTACATCCGCCAGTCCGACGGCGTCACCACACCCGCGTACCGCGCCCTGCGGATGCCGCTCGGGGTCGGGGTGCTGGGGCAGGTGGCCACCGGCCTGGCGCCCTTCCAGACCACCGGGTACCTGGACGACGCCTCGGTCGTCCACGACCCCGAGGTGGACGAGATCGTGCGCGCGGAGGCGGTGGAGACGATCATGGGCGCGCCCCTCACGGTCGCGGGGCGCGTGATCGGCGCGCTCATCGTGGCCGAGCGCCGTGCGCGCCGCTTCGGGCCGGAGGAGGTCAGCTGCGTCGAGTCGATCGCCAAGCAGGCCGCGGTGGCGATCGACAACTCGCTGCGCTTCGAGGAGACGGCCCGCCAGGCGGAGCTGTTCAACGCCGAGCACAAACGCAGCGCCGCCGAGCTGCAACTGGCCACCCGGATCCTGGAACTGGACCGCAGGCTGCTGGACGCGGTCATGGTGTCCCCCGACGTCGGGCGGGTCCTCACCGTCGGACGGGGAGCGCTCGACGACGACCTGTACCTGCGGGACACCACGGGCGCGCTGATCGCCACGACCGCGGACCCGGCCGGCGGGGTCCCCGAGTCCGGGACCGCCGTCGCGGTCACCGCGGCGGCCGAGACCCTGGGCAGCCTGCACACGGGGCCGGTCCTGGGCGCCGACGGCAGGGCGCTGCTGGAGAGGGTCGCCGTCCACGCCGCCCTGGCCCTGCTCTTCAGCCGGGCCGAGGAGGACACCGACCTGCGCGGCCAGGACGAGCTGATCGACGACCTCCTCTCCGGGACCGGTCTCCCGCACGACCGGCTGGAGCGGCGGATGCGCCGCTGGGGCCTGCACACCGACGACCGCCTGTGGTGCGTGGCCCTGGACGTGCCCGCCGCGCAGGCGCGGCGGTACCGGCAGGTCCTGCGGTCGGCCCTCGGCCGGACCGTGATGACCGCGCACTCCGACCACCTGTGCCTGGTGACCGCCTCGCCCGACTGGGAGAACAGGCTGCGCACGGCGTTCGCCGGCCAGGGCCGACCGCTGCGGGCCGGCGCGGCGGGCCCGGTCACGGCGCCGGGGGACCTGCCCGACGCGCACCGGCGGGCCTCGCTCGCGCTCGGGTCGCTCATCACCCTGGACCGGGACGGAGTGCTCGACGGCGACCGGCTGGGCATGGTCCACGCGATCCTCGACCTGGCCCGCACCGGGGGCCTGCCGGAGTCGCTCACCCGCGGCATCGACCCGCTGCTGGCCTACGACAGAGAACGGGGCACCGAGCTGGCCCGCACCGCCTTCTACTACCTGGAGACCGACGGCAGCGTCGCCCGGGTGGCCGAGCTGCTGCACCTGCACCGCAACACCGTGCGGCAGCGGCTCACCCGGATCGGCGCCCTGCTCGGCCCGGGCTGGGACGCCTCGCCGCGCCGCCTGGAGACGCACCTGGCGCTCCAGGTGCGCGACGCCCAGGTCGGCCTGCGCCGCCCCGGGGGTACGGCGCGGCGGACGGACCCGGGGCCCGTGCCGCCCGGCTGA